TGCAAGCTCTACAAAGCAAGATTACCAGTATTAGTACCTCACCCCCAAGAAGCCAAGATTTAAAAAATGGAGTGAAAAGTCATGTAAAAGTAGCATGAATTTACACTTACATGAAACATATCCCAATCAGGTTGCATGAACTCTCCAAGGAAAAGAGAGTTATAAGCCACAGAGGAAATGTGTATGGTATGAGAAGCAGGATCCCTAGGATAGAAATCATCAGAAGCCCTGACAACAGCAGTCTGCTTGGTACTGTATATCCCATCAGTGTTGTGACACATGCAAGAAATACATCCATTATCAGGGAAGTTCCTTGCTATGGAGGCTTCAAGGGCCTGGTGATAGGCACGAGTTAGAGAAACCCTGCCGCCGTGACCAGCACCAAGGGTTTCAATTATATTCTGAACATCAACTTTGACGCCGTCAACTCCACATGAAGCAAGATACGCATGGAGCTCATTATAGAAATTGAAGACTTTCTTTGGATGAACCAAACCAAGACCATGAACTGAAAGGCTATCCATGACAACATCTGGCTGGTTACCCAATACACCAGGAGACTGAACTGGGTATGCCAAACAAGTATCGTAGTGTTCCATACCAGAAGCTGCTGGTTTCACTCCACCCCAATATCCAGCCAGAGCATGCCACACATACACATTCCTGGAACATGTATGCAAAAAATTATAATGAGGATATCCATAACCCGCTTTCAATTTAAACAAAAGCTAATTACAGAGTGTCAGAGTACTATAAAATTCTTATTTACTTCTCCAATaccataatttcataatttttgtcACATTTTCTTTAACATATTACACAGGTAAAATGCCGTCAAACTGTAGATGACTAGGTGCTAGATCATTAAGAAACAGGAGCCTGCATTAGATCTAGACATCAGTCGTATGAAAAGCAGGATCACTTAAACAAAATTTCAAGACAACTAACTTGCATGCCATATTTCAGCATAACCATTCCATGGGGGTAAAAAGTATTGTCTAATGGTATGATAGCTCATCATATTTGACATTCTTTTGGTAAACTTCAAAACAACCACAACCAACTCATGGAAAATGAAATTCAGTAAAGAATTGACAAGAATGACAAAATTTTATGTCCATCATTTTGCTCCTAATGGCTTTTTATTGGGATCAAAGTTCTGCATCCAACAAGCTAATCTAGTAAGATGCGCAAATTCACATGTTTGAAGAGAGAATAACAAGTAATTAGTCAATCATATTTAACGAAGAAATAACTGATTAGTAAGCTGGGCCACTTACTTCACATTGTGGCGTTGTTTAGCTTCATCAACAACACGCTTCAGACCTGGAACCAGATTATTGTCTTCACCAttctttttgttttggaacttgGCATTCTCTTTAATTCCAGTTAGTCTGTTGGCAAATCTACAGAAGATAAAAATGCACAGTCAATAAAAACATGCCACATGCACATGAAACACATGACAAATAGAGCTAAGAACAACAGTTTCACTCCTGGGACAAGAGTCACTAGACATCTTTAGTTTccattttcttttcagaaagGGAGTTGCAGTACAAGAAGCTAAATCATATCCCCCAACATGAGTAACATGAGGCAGATTTGCTGAAATTAATCTAGCCTTTCTAAGAAAAACTGGACCTAATTTTTCAAGTATCAAACCTGAGCATTTCAACACCTAATAATAAAACTACAGAGAATTCATCAAGGTTTCATGTAAATTTGATTAGTTCCAGGAAGAACGAGATCATGTACTTACTGTGCCCCTTCTTGCACAACACAATTTTCATCCTTAACAATCTCATTCCCTATCTGCTGCCAGCCATCATCAATGATCAAGAATCGTGGTGGAGCTCCACCCTTTGACAAGCTGTAACAAGCAGTGATAAGAATTCAGTTATTCTGTAAAATCATGAATCTTAAAATTAGCAGTAAAATATCACACACCTTTCTAGGCCTTCTTCTACACCTTCCGCTGTGACATCAGTGTAAAAGGCATCCCATGTACACCAGCCAAACCAATCAACAAAGCTAGGCAACTAGATGAAACCATCACAAGTTAGCCTTTGTAATCCTGCAGTTTTTGGGGCAATACACTTACATGACACTATCAGAAGAGAGTACttacccttttcttttctcgGTGACGGAAAGTTTGCATATGTTTCTCTACAGCCCTGCGTGAGAGAGAAACAATTATTATGATCTGTATCTGACATAAGTACAGAAACCAAAATTTTCATTTAACCTAATTCTCACTATCCATAAATTTCCAAGATCACCATCTTCTTTGGATGATCCATGTCATCATAGGCAATTCAATAAGAATCTAGTTTAAAGAGCCTGTATAAGAATAAGAAAGGCACTCACTTAACAGCCTGGTTGACAACTTCAAAAGGATTAGTCCCAGCATGCATGTAAACAAGATGAAGCCCTTGGCAGGTCTGAACAGCAGTGTCCCCTGTACCGCAAAAAAGCAAAGTCGTATCTGATCTATCGGTCACCATATACTTCCGAAATGCAATAGAGTCCATCTATGTGAATGATATGAATGATATTATGGTTGGTCCATTTGAACATCTTGGTCGAACGTGCATTGATGACAGCTGCATTACTACTATAAAACTCAAACATCAGTCTCCCAATTCGAGGAGACTGCATCAATGAAAGCACTGGCCCACAGTATGGGCTGGTGGTACAAAGAGGAGGATTTCTCCATGTATGAACTTCATTTACCCTGTTGTTTTCCAATGTAATCATATTGGACCATTTTCCCACCTTAGTTATGTTTGCAATAGTAATTTCTCCACCATTATTTTTGAAATGCAGAAACTAGACAGTCTACCGGAGTTTATCTAGTGGACAAATTAAAACGAGTTATGAGCATGGCCTTGTATATGCGGGCTAATCACGCAAGAAAGATCATGCACATTCATGGCCAAGATCACTCACCACTCTCGATGCAaatctctatctcattcttctcattccCTTGAAGAACAGACCGGAATGGGCCCTCCAGAAGAGGAAGAAAGACAGTGTATATGGTTGGAGAGTCGTCTGGTTCACCTTCTACAGTGGAATCCTTGCTCTCTACAATCATAAATTGAGTTTCAAGAGGAACATCCTTTCCATACTTCCCCATCCTCTGAGTCATCCACCACAGCTTGAACCGGAAACAGCACATGAATCGCAAACCTCTGCCACATCCAACACATAATGCTAACATCAATTACAACTTACAAACATAGCATTCTggtgaatgagctaaagtttaACACCAAATAATATATTTCACAAAGGAAAACTACTAGTATAGAGTAGGGGCAGGGCATACTTCTTCAAGCTCCTGCCCAacatctaaaatcaaaccctCGCAGAGACGCACTTTGATACAGAAAATTTGGTACTAAGTAGCAAAGATGTTCAACTTCTTAATTCTCAATTCTTTTACTATAAGGCTACTAAAATCAGGTTC
This genomic stretch from Spinacia oleracea cultivar Varoflay chromosome 3, BTI_SOV_V1, whole genome shotgun sequence harbors:
- the LOC110786310 gene encoding probable galactinol--sucrose galactosyltransferase 2, whose product is MTITPKICVSNGNLVVHGKTILKGVPDNILLTPGSGNGLAAGSFIGASASDSKCLHVFPMGTLEGLRFMCCFRFKLWWMTQRMGKYGKDVPLETQFMIVESKDSTVEGEPDDSPTIYTVFLPLLEGPFRSVLQGNEKNEIEICIESGDTAVQTCQGLHLVYMHAGTNPFEVVNQAVKAVEKHMQTFRHREKKRLPSFVDWFGWCTWDAFYTDVTAEGVEEGLESLSKGGAPPRFLIIDDGWQQIGNEIVKDENCVVQEGAQFANRLTGIKENAKFQNKKNGEDNNLVPGLKRVVDEAKQRHNVKNVYVWHALAGYWGGVKPAASGMEHYDTCLAYPVQSPGVLGNQPDVVMDSLSVHGLGLVHPKKVFNFYNELHAYLASCGVDGVKVDVQNIIETLGAGHGGRVSLTRAYHQALEASIARNFPDNGCISCMCHNTDGIYSTKQTAVVRASDDFYPRDPASHTIHISSVAYNSLFLGEFMQPDWDMFHSLHPAADYHAAARAVGGCPIYVSDKPGNHNFKLLRKLVLPDGSVLRARLPGRPTRDCLFNDPARDGTSLLKIWNVNKCCGVVGVFNCQGAGWCKIEKKTLIHDKAPGTLTSSIHAIDVDSIAEVAGPDWDGEVIVYMYQSGEVVRLPKGASLPVTLKVLEYELFHICPLKEITSSMSFTPIGLLDMYNCSGAVDQFDVQLSSDEKTEHCNGEVPAEKRPQSPIVMKLKVRGCGRFGAYSSQRPSKCTVDGVVTDFQYDSETGLLITILPVPQEEMYRWSVEVQV